One window of the Cataglyphis hispanica isolate Lineage 1 chromosome 13, ULB_Chis1_1.0, whole genome shotgun sequence genome contains the following:
- the LOC126853906 gene encoding microtubule-associated protein RP/EB family member 1 isoform X2 translates to MAVNVYATNMTSDNLSRHDMLAWVNDCLQSSFTKIEELCTGAVYCQFMDMLFPGSVPLKRVKFKTNLEHEYIQNFKILQGGFKKMNVDKVIPVDKLIKGRFQDNFEFLQWFKKFFDANYDGREYDAYEARGCIPLGSGVDGTHNLSNPQLVPLPPQSKQPQMQQKHIQQRNSVPRQQQVNKVAAPYRAQPKNTMVGNRGDTGKIEELSAQLVELKMSVEGLEKERDFYFGKLRDIEVMCQDCDNGGDPPPIVQKILDVLYATEDGFAPPEELEGDGLVPDDEEEY, encoded by the exons ATGGCTGTTAACGTCTACGCCACGAATATGACATCCGACAATCTCAGTCGTCATGATATGCTGGCATGGGTAAACGACTGTCTCCAATCCTCATTCACCAAAATTGAAGAGTTGTGCACTGGTGCAGTTTATTGTCAATTCATGGACATGCTCTTTCCGGGCAGTGTACCTTTGAAAAGAGTCAAATTCAAAACCAATCTGGAGCatgaatatatacagaatttcaaaattcttcaAGGTGGCTTCAAAAAGATGAATGTGGATAAG GTAATACCAGTGGACAAGCTGATAAAAGGGCGCTTTCAAGATAACTTTGAGTTTCTACAATGGTTCAAAAAGTTTTTCGATGCGAATTATGATGGTCGTGAATACGACGCTTACGAGGCGCGTGGCTGCATACCGTTAGGTTCCGGCGTGGACGGGACGCATAATTTGTCAAATCCCCAGTTGGTACCTTTGCCGCCGCAATCGAAGCAGCCGCAAATGCAACAAAAACACATACAACAACGTAACAGCGTCCCGCGACAGCAGCAGG TAAATAAAGTTGCAGCACCGTACCGTGCGCAACCCAAAAACACAATGGTCGGTAATCGTGGTGATACTGGAAAGATTGAAGAACTTAGTGCACAG TTGGTCGAGTTGAAGATGTCAGTCGAAGGCCtggaaaaggaaagagatttCTATTTTGGAAAACTGCGTGACATTGAAGTCATGTGTCAAGATTGCGACAATGGCGGTGATCCTCCACCTATTGTACAGAAAATTTTAGATGTCCTTTATGCAACAGAG GACGGTTTTGCGCCACCTGAGGAATTGGAAGGGGACGGGCTTGTGCCCGATGATGAGGAGGAATATTaa
- the LOC126853899 gene encoding spermatogenesis-defective protein 39 homolog isoform X2, with translation MMNFGSAAKSDHSASKIMRIKLQVDQLFGVSKNETEKLWAGISDRSLSESSFKCTDDPQTTKPLFSIISEKTLSCILAADKLQDVNTERAVEQPDITLKKILLGRPYSLEQYKSLASKTALLDAAILSGDGNAILIIILFLTKTLKRSFVQRLLIDRPEAVNVYIHYLFIRLQTSEITDILTMLGHSSTAAMKNLHIIIKNTRDPNRLLQKLHNCQKAHFAMLPDCKEAIFLESYIKLLEWQIAINQRKDNEEFPLNSSIRDSLHYACKHHYNTPNTFVAISPTTLSQDHDISPRLYQKVAIQVKAAYGGWDDIDRLLLTKGILGNIKLQTHLHIEDILKVLHEHNAPCAILEKYLKFVDNLEKRLEMAKKLSCHTIVIDIYVQQGDRMMLMDYKARLQPQSEEYFYAESALHLPHVKWKN, from the exons ATGATGAATTTTGGTTCAGCAGCGAAAAGCGATCATTCTGCTTCGAAAATAATgag aattaaattgcaGGTAGATCAGCTGTTCGGAGTATCGAAGAATGAAACTGAAAAATTATGGGCCGGAATCTCGGATAGATCACTTTCTGAAAGTAGTTTTAAATGTACTGATGATCCTCAAACAACAAAACCATTGTTCTCGATCATATCTGAAAAGACACTTTCATGCA TATTAGCTGCAGATAAATTACAGGATGTAAATACAGAAAGAGCTGTTGAACAGCCAGACatcactttgaaaaaaatattgcttggTCGGCCATACTCATTAGAACAATACAAGTCTCTTGCTAGCAAAACTGCCCTATTAGATGCCGCTATTTTGAGTGGAGATGGAAATGCCATTTtgata ataattttatttcttacaaaaacTTTGAAAAGATCATTTGTGCAAAGATTACTAATAGACAGACCAGAAGcagtaaatgtatatatacattatctttttataagacTACAAACAAGTGAAATAACTGATATTTTAAc aatgCTGGGTCATTCTTCGACCGCTGCT ATGAAGAatcttcatattattataaagaacacAAGAGATCCAAATAGATTACTGCAAAAACTTCACAATTGCCAGAAAGCACATTTTGCCATGTTACCTGATTGTAAAGAAGCCATATTTTTGGAATCTTATATTAAGTTGTTGG aatggCAAATAGCGATCAACCAAAGAAAGGATAATGAAGAGTTCCCATTGAACTCTTCTATTCGGGACTCTCTGCATTATGCGTGCAAACATCATTACAATACACCAAACACATTTGTCGCAATATCACCTACAACGCTCTCTCAAGATCATGACATTTCTCCTAGACTATATCAAAAAGTTGCTATACAAGTTAAAGCTGCCTATGGTGGATGGGACGATATCGATCGTTTACTTTTAACAAAA GGAATACTTGGTAATATAAAGCTGCAAACACATTTGCACATAGAAGATATTTTGAAAGTACTCCATGAACACAATGCACCATGTGCCATTCTTGAAAAGTATTTGAAATTTGTCGACAATTTAGAGAAACGATTGGAAATGGCAAAGAAATTATCTTGCCATACGATAGTAATCGAT atatatgtacaaCAAGGGGACCGCATGATGCTGATGGATTACAAAGCAAGATTGCAACCTCAAtcggaagaatatttttatgccgAAAGCGCGTTACATTTACCACATGTTAAATGGAAGAATTAG
- the LOC126853906 gene encoding microtubule-associated protein RP/EB family member 1 isoform X3 encodes MAVNVYATNMTSDNLSRHDMLAWVNDCLQSSFTKIEELCTGAVYCQFMDMLFPGSVPLKRVKFKTNLEHEYIQNFKILQGGFKKMNVDKIVPIDRLVKGRFQDNFEFLQWFKKFFDANYSGADYDALTMRGGEPMGSGGNNAPRGGSNAKRTSPRDTVNLAKPAPRTTGEGHPSSVRPDSTNILVNKVAAPYRAQPKNTMVGNRGDTGKIEELSAQLVELKMSVEGLEKERDFYFGKLRDIEVMCQDCDNGGDPPPIVQKILDVLYATEDVQDIEQKTTEMKL; translated from the exons ATGGCTGTTAACGTCTACGCCACGAATATGACATCCGACAATCTCAGTCGTCATGATATGCTGGCATGGGTAAACGACTGTCTCCAATCCTCATTCACCAAAATTGAAGAGTTGTGCACTGGTGCAGTTTATTGTCAATTCATGGACATGCTCTTTCCGGGCAGTGTACCTTTGAAAAGAGTCAAATTCAAAACCAATCTGGAGCatgaatatatacagaatttcaaaattcttcaAGGTGGCTTCAAAAAGATGAATGTGGATAAG ATTGTGCCAATTGATAGGCTGGTGAAAGGCAGATTCCAAGACAACTTTGAGTTTTTGCAATGGTTCAAGAAGTTCTTTGATGCGAACTACTCGGGAGCAGATTACGATGCGCTTACTATGCGAGGCGGAGAGCCTATGGGTAGCGGCGGAAATAATGCACCTCGTGGTGGTTCTAATGCAAAACGTACTTCTCCACGTGACACAGTAAATTTGGCTAAGCCTGCTCCTCGTACTACTG GTGAGGGACATCCATCTTCCGTGCGTCCAGATAGTACAAACATTTTAG TAAATAAAGTTGCAGCACCGTACCGTGCGCAACCCAAAAACACAATGGTCGGTAATCGTGGTGATACTGGAAAGATTGAAGAACTTAGTGCACAG TTGGTCGAGTTGAAGATGTCAGTCGAAGGCCtggaaaaggaaagagatttCTATTTTGGAAAACTGCGTGACATTGAAGTCATGTGTCAAGATTGCGACAATGGCGGTGATCCTCCACCTATTGTACAGAAAATTTTAGATGTCCTTTATGCAACAGAG gatGTCCAGGATATAGAACAGAAGACGACTGAGATGAAACTATAA
- the LOC126853899 gene encoding spermatogenesis-defective protein 39 homolog isoform X1 translates to MSISQSNGDSKCRHLNIQLELTARNTVLVLPINVGQIGQHPTTFDRHSKVIEPPSRYSKTKMNIAKDDDEFWFSSEKRSFCFENNEVDQLFGVSKNETEKLWAGISDRSLSESSFKCTDDPQTTKPLFSIISEKTLSCILAADKLQDVNTERAVEQPDITLKKILLGRPYSLEQYKSLASKTALLDAAILSGDGNAILIIILFLTKTLKRSFVQRLLIDRPEAVNVYIHYLFIRLQTSEITDILTMLGHSSTAAMKNLHIIIKNTRDPNRLLQKLHNCQKAHFAMLPDCKEAIFLESYIKLLEWQIAINQRKDNEEFPLNSSIRDSLHYACKHHYNTPNTFVAISPTTLSQDHDISPRLYQKVAIQVKAAYGGWDDIDRLLLTKGILGNIKLQTHLHIEDILKVLHEHNAPCAILEKYLKFVDNLEKRLEMAKKLSCHTIVIDIYVQQGDRMMLMDYKARLQPQSEEYFYAESALHLPHVKWKN, encoded by the exons GTTATTGAACCACCTTCGAGATATTCTAAAACCAAGATGAACATCGCTAAAGACGATGATGAATTTTGGTTCAGCAGCGAAAAGCGATCATTCTGCTTCGAAAATAATgag GTAGATCAGCTGTTCGGAGTATCGAAGAATGAAACTGAAAAATTATGGGCCGGAATCTCGGATAGATCACTTTCTGAAAGTAGTTTTAAATGTACTGATGATCCTCAAACAACAAAACCATTGTTCTCGATCATATCTGAAAAGACACTTTCATGCA TATTAGCTGCAGATAAATTACAGGATGTAAATACAGAAAGAGCTGTTGAACAGCCAGACatcactttgaaaaaaatattgcttggTCGGCCATACTCATTAGAACAATACAAGTCTCTTGCTAGCAAAACTGCCCTATTAGATGCCGCTATTTTGAGTGGAGATGGAAATGCCATTTtgata ataattttatttcttacaaaaacTTTGAAAAGATCATTTGTGCAAAGATTACTAATAGACAGACCAGAAGcagtaaatgtatatatacattatctttttataagacTACAAACAAGTGAAATAACTGATATTTTAAc aatgCTGGGTCATTCTTCGACCGCTGCT ATGAAGAatcttcatattattataaagaacacAAGAGATCCAAATAGATTACTGCAAAAACTTCACAATTGCCAGAAAGCACATTTTGCCATGTTACCTGATTGTAAAGAAGCCATATTTTTGGAATCTTATATTAAGTTGTTGG aatggCAAATAGCGATCAACCAAAGAAAGGATAATGAAGAGTTCCCATTGAACTCTTCTATTCGGGACTCTCTGCATTATGCGTGCAAACATCATTACAATACACCAAACACATTTGTCGCAATATCACCTACAACGCTCTCTCAAGATCATGACATTTCTCCTAGACTATATCAAAAAGTTGCTATACAAGTTAAAGCTGCCTATGGTGGATGGGACGATATCGATCGTTTACTTTTAACAAAA GGAATACTTGGTAATATAAAGCTGCAAACACATTTGCACATAGAAGATATTTTGAAAGTACTCCATGAACACAATGCACCATGTGCCATTCTTGAAAAGTATTTGAAATTTGTCGACAATTTAGAGAAACGATTGGAAATGGCAAAGAAATTATCTTGCCATACGATAGTAATCGAT atatatgtacaaCAAGGGGACCGCATGATGCTGATGGATTACAAAGCAAGATTGCAACCTCAAtcggaagaatatttttatgccgAAAGCGCGTTACATTTACCACATGTTAAATGGAAGAATTAG
- the LOC126853906 gene encoding microtubule-associated protein RP/EB family member 1 isoform X1, with protein MAVNVYATNMTSDNLSRHDMLAWVNDCLQSSFTKIEELCTGAVYCQFMDMLFPGSVPLKRVKFKTNLEHEYIQNFKILQGGFKKMNVDKIVPIDRLVKGRFQDNFEFLQWFKKFFDANYSGADYDALTMRGGEPMGSGGNNAPRGGSNAKRTSPRDTVNLAKPAPRTTGEGHPSSVRPDSTNILVNKVAAPYRAQPKNTMVGNRGDTGKIEELSAQLVELKMSVEGLEKERDFYFGKLRDIEVMCQDCDNGGDPPPIVQKILDVLYATEDGFAPPEELEGDGLVPDDEEEY; from the exons ATGGCTGTTAACGTCTACGCCACGAATATGACATCCGACAATCTCAGTCGTCATGATATGCTGGCATGGGTAAACGACTGTCTCCAATCCTCATTCACCAAAATTGAAGAGTTGTGCACTGGTGCAGTTTATTGTCAATTCATGGACATGCTCTTTCCGGGCAGTGTACCTTTGAAAAGAGTCAAATTCAAAACCAATCTGGAGCatgaatatatacagaatttcaaaattcttcaAGGTGGCTTCAAAAAGATGAATGTGGATAAG ATTGTGCCAATTGATAGGCTGGTGAAAGGCAGATTCCAAGACAACTTTGAGTTTTTGCAATGGTTCAAGAAGTTCTTTGATGCGAACTACTCGGGAGCAGATTACGATGCGCTTACTATGCGAGGCGGAGAGCCTATGGGTAGCGGCGGAAATAATGCACCTCGTGGTGGTTCTAATGCAAAACGTACTTCTCCACGTGACACAGTAAATTTGGCTAAGCCTGCTCCTCGTACTACTG GTGAGGGACATCCATCTTCCGTGCGTCCAGATAGTACAAACATTTTAG TAAATAAAGTTGCAGCACCGTACCGTGCGCAACCCAAAAACACAATGGTCGGTAATCGTGGTGATACTGGAAAGATTGAAGAACTTAGTGCACAG TTGGTCGAGTTGAAGATGTCAGTCGAAGGCCtggaaaaggaaagagatttCTATTTTGGAAAACTGCGTGACATTGAAGTCATGTGTCAAGATTGCGACAATGGCGGTGATCCTCCACCTATTGTACAGAAAATTTTAGATGTCCTTTATGCAACAGAG GACGGTTTTGCGCCACCTGAGGAATTGGAAGGGGACGGGCTTGTGCCCGATGATGAGGAGGAATATTaa
- the LOC126853906 gene encoding microtubule-associated protein RP/EB family member 1 isoform X4: MAVNVYATNMTSDNLSRHDMLAWVNDCLQSSFTKIEELCTGAVYCQFMDMLFPGSVPLKRVKFKTNLEHEYIQNFKILQGGFKKMNVDKIVPIDRLVKGRFQDNFEFLQWFKKFFDANYSGADYDALTMRGGEPMGSGGNNAPRGGSNAKRTSPRDTVNLAKPAPRTTVNKVAAPYRAQPKNTMVGNRGDTGKIEELSAQLVELKMSVEGLEKERDFYFGKLRDIEVMCQDCDNGGDPPPIVQKILDVLYATEDGFAPPEELEGDGLVPDDEEEY, translated from the exons ATGGCTGTTAACGTCTACGCCACGAATATGACATCCGACAATCTCAGTCGTCATGATATGCTGGCATGGGTAAACGACTGTCTCCAATCCTCATTCACCAAAATTGAAGAGTTGTGCACTGGTGCAGTTTATTGTCAATTCATGGACATGCTCTTTCCGGGCAGTGTACCTTTGAAAAGAGTCAAATTCAAAACCAATCTGGAGCatgaatatatacagaatttcaaaattcttcaAGGTGGCTTCAAAAAGATGAATGTGGATAAG ATTGTGCCAATTGATAGGCTGGTGAAAGGCAGATTCCAAGACAACTTTGAGTTTTTGCAATGGTTCAAGAAGTTCTTTGATGCGAACTACTCGGGAGCAGATTACGATGCGCTTACTATGCGAGGCGGAGAGCCTATGGGTAGCGGCGGAAATAATGCACCTCGTGGTGGTTCTAATGCAAAACGTACTTCTCCACGTGACACAGTAAATTTGGCTAAGCCTGCTCCTCGTACTACTG TAAATAAAGTTGCAGCACCGTACCGTGCGCAACCCAAAAACACAATGGTCGGTAATCGTGGTGATACTGGAAAGATTGAAGAACTTAGTGCACAG TTGGTCGAGTTGAAGATGTCAGTCGAAGGCCtggaaaaggaaagagatttCTATTTTGGAAAACTGCGTGACATTGAAGTCATGTGTCAAGATTGCGACAATGGCGGTGATCCTCCACCTATTGTACAGAAAATTTTAGATGTCCTTTATGCAACAGAG GACGGTTTTGCGCCACCTGAGGAATTGGAAGGGGACGGGCTTGTGCCCGATGATGAGGAGGAATATTaa